agcgtggttcgacagattcgcaaaagtactaaagaatcaaggttatcgacaagggcaatcagaccatacactgttcttccaacagtctgaaggaggcaagagaacaattctaatagtgtatgttgatgatataatccttactggtgatgatactgtagaaatggagagattgaagaaggttctggctgctgaatttgaagttaaagacttgggatagatgcggtattttttgggcatgaAAGTGGCGAGaacgaaaaagggaattagtgtttcatagagaaagtatgttactgacctcctagttgaaactggAATGCTGGGATGCAAACCGAGCGAAACCCCGATGGAgacagtaaagagggttgaagactgtggaaaactagtagaaaaggagaggtatcagagattggttggcaagctaatctccctatcacatactagactagatattgcatttgcagttagtgtagtaagtcaacacatgcattcaccaaaagaagttCACTTAGATGCTGTATgcaagatccttagatatctcaaggggtCCCCgcgaagaggactcttctttaagaaatgtgaaagcaaggaagtagagatctttacagatgtaGATTGGGCAGGATTAGTGGAAGacagaaggtccaccacaggttaTTGTACATTCGTCTGAAGAAACctagtaacttggagaagcaaaaaacagaatgtggtggctcgtagtagtgttgaaactgaattcagggcagtcattcaagggatatgtgaaggattgtggttacgaaaactcttgAAGGAATTAAAGGTCTCGGTGaactttcctatcaaactctacagtgacaataaggcagctatcagcatctctctcaatctAGTTCAACACGACAaaactaaacatgtggaagtagacagacacttcatcaaagagaaaattgaagaaggaattatatgtatgacttatgtaccaaccaaggaacaaactgcagatattcttactaaagggttgggacgacagagttttgatgatcttattagcaagttggagatgattaatatttatgatccaacttgagggggagtgttaaaatcccaatcccAAGTATCCTTGTATATaatatacaaattaggaaagtgggtaaatatgggggatttgatattattcagtaagggAATTGTTtacttgtttagaataggtaatcgtattatatattgggatgtatatatgaacaATGTAATGTAGAAAATATTCAATAGCTTCTGCTTTCAAATTGACTTTATTAAATTTGGAGTAGCGAACTATTGTGTAGTTTTAACATATGAAACTTTGTTGGTTTTCAATGATGAAATAATCATTCTCAATGTAGTTGAACCTTGGagtatttttttagttttatgaaATTTCTTTGGTTCTTAATGATGAAATAATCATTCTTAATGTAGTCGAACATTGGAGCATTTTTAAGTGATTATGTATGACCACTGTTTTGgcaaaatttatttcatttttttttaaaatttctgttGACCAGTGTCAActgctttttctttttctttctttctcccAGGCAAACTAAGGTGCATTGTTAACCGTCAATACCCTGCCTACTCTTTGCTAACGTCCTTTGAGTTCCTATTTGAACTACCCAAAGTTTTGGTTGGATAATTTTTCCATTCTTGCATCTCGTCTGCCGGGCGCTGTGTTTTGCAGCAGTGGATGTTGTATAAGAGACAGGAGAAAACTATGGGTGTAATCTAATTATAGGTTTTGGTTATGTACTATAATCGTGGATTCTGGTTGTGTAATATGATCATTGGTTGTACTGATTTGTAAATTTTTCAGTGGGAAATATATTGGCACTAACTAAATAATGGTCAAGGATTTTAATTTATACTGCATGGTTTTATGGTACAGTGggataataaaatactatttatttttagtgATGTGTTTAGTTATTTGGCTTTTTTGCTACTTTATTCTTCTATTTTGCTATCCTATTCATTTGTAAGtttgcacaaaagtaacaaatgGAGCTCTTATGGGGAAAATTGCGAGATAAGAATCGCTTAGACCAACAGGGAGGTGCATCGAACAATACCATTTCTTCAttgcttgctgaaaaataaatTCACTGTGTTACAATGAATTACGTCCAATGTGCAAGATCAGGGTTGGAATCCCTTAAAAAAGGGGAAGAAGCATCATTTTATGCTTAGGTTTGCCACTTTGGCAAGTAAACTTAATAACTTCATTTTTTTCTGAATAGGAAGTGTGCAACCATCCATTCTTCTCCATTGTTGTATCCGAATAGTTCTGCAACTGCAATGAAGAATGTTCTCCAATAGACAGTCCACTTTGTAGCTGAATCTTTGCCATAAGTGGACTCCATTATTGACCTTATGGAAGCCATATTTTGATCCATCCTTTTAAGCCACTCTTCGCTGTAAAATGACACTGTTTCAGCTCTTTGCTCAAATTCTGATATGTTCAATTGTACAGAGACATGCTTCGACTCATATGCAGAAAGTTCAGTGAATTTGCAATTCATCTTGCTCTCTTACCTTGTCTGTTGATAATGCCTCCCATTCACAAGCCAATGATCAACAACAGAAACGTCATCCTGCACACAAAATCCACACGTCAGCCTCAGACCATGACCAAAATacaaaggaaaaatggaaattttaaatAGGGGGTCGGGGACACACAGTTGAGAATGGGAAAGTAAAGAGATTACCTGGAAATAAAGAAGTAGATTTGCAGAAGGCATTGTACCCCCAGTAAAGAAGTATCTTGTAATCCAGTCATCTTCATCTATGTCCTGCACAACAACAAAAAGTATTATTATCACCACGCACAAGAGCTTAATATTTTTGTAATAGTCTCGAAATGCATAGATACAGAATGAACTAATTTTTCCCAGAGTCCAGTTAAAATTTCCTTTAGCAGATCATACCTCAAAGTGATAAGCAAATGCCTTATGACAGAAATGATGAATAAAAAGAAGACCATCCTGTTTCATCCACTCAGATATCTTCTTCAAGAGATCCTCGTAGTTCTTCATGTGCTGCATCAAAGTTCAACACCTATCTCAACACGCTCAAATAAAGGGCAAAAAAGCTCATGCCACTTTGAAAATGATAGCATACCTCAAACATTCCAATCGAGAAAATTCGGTCATAGGATGCTTCCAtcttgaaagtgctaatatctgCAACTATTATTTCCACATTCTGTAGCTGAAGCTCCCTGTATAAAAGAAGTAACTACAGAGAGTGCAGTCTCAAAACCAGCCATACaatattgtattgtgttgaaAAACATACCGACACTGCTCTTCAATATGTGCTTTCTGTGTCGATGAATTGCAAATCCCTGTAATCCTGCAGTTAGCATAATTCTGCGCAATGTACAAAGTGAGGGATCCCCACCCACATCCCACATCAAGAACTCTGTGACCATCTTCAATCCGTGACCTCTCACAATACACCTCCAACATTGCCTTCTCTGCATGCATTCACAAGCAAAATCAACCCAAGAAAAGACTACAACTGGCAGCATCATCAATCACACCTTAAGAAGACTAATTGATATATAGAAAGAAACTATAGATCTGAATTCTGAACTGGGTAGTGCATAGAAATCATTTACCTGTATTTGAGATGCTTTCCAAGCACCAGCTTGAAGAAAGAAGTTGGTAATTCATAATGTTGAGCTCTTGGCTTATCAGTGTCGATGGCTATAGGCATTTCTCTGAGACCTGCACACAGGTGATTCATGATTTAGTAATGCTCGACTGGAAAACAGAGAAGGCTGCGTCTTAAACACACGTATCCAAAATCAATCCCTCCCACAACATGATCATTAAAAGATACGCACACATGGGAATGAAATCTTAGTCACTAATCACAGTTCACCAACTTCTCAATTTCATACATAAAAACTCTCTTTAAACTTTAGCAAACATAATTAAGATAAAATGAAAACTTCAACTTATGAAATTAACTATGTtttgtgtcgcgacgtcccggaccctgCTAAGAGAGAACCAACTCTCTTTGGCGAAAAATATGGGTTCGGCTGCAGACAGGGAAAAATGGAaggtgtattttgaaaatgtgatttttcgtggaaaacgatgtgtgATAGAGTCGGCACTAatcttttgaagtgcggttagaacacttgatcctgttaggggtagaatcgattTGCGTAACCAGAATCAGGCTCGGGaatacggttacgcgaggggaaggtattagcacccctacgcgctcgttcttacgaacggtaccagattaataaaaaattatcccaaaataaatcgaATAAGCCTTTTAGAATTACTTCCTTTCAAAAATTAGAAGaataaaaatactatataggtattccctcataaccggagCAATCCAGTACttcgaagagtccatgcccttggttgcaatcatcgggaaggaaaatcaagaaaataggatacaaaatacgttTCCGGGGTTTTATGAAATCTGTAGATTTTTCTAGGTAGGAAAATattatttcgggaggtttttgaaatttgttcgggatgaaaatgattttctagacttaaatatattttttgtgatttttcaaagtgtgaaaacatttttttgagattttttgtgattttttaatatttttctggAACTTCAAAATGATGCAGATAAATTCAATGGAAATCagagtatgaaaatatttttgggatttttgagaattttatgatttttttgtgaattttctgaatacaataataatatagaGGTGAAGTGGAGAGAACCGGTTCTGGGAACGATGAATCGGTCAAACATTGACCAGTCTGGGGGGAAAACTAGTTTAAgttcttggtcgagaccatttttgtggattttatgaatatatgAATAATAATCAAGTGAAACAGGGAAAACCGGCATGAACCGATTCAGGGGATGACGAACCGATCAAACGTTGACCGGTCCCTGGGAAAAAACCAGTTTATGGTCTTGGTCTAGACcattttttgtggattttttggaataaataaataatagtcaAGTGAAATGGGAAAAACCGGTGTGAACCTGCTCAAGGAATGACGGatcggtcaaacgttgaccgatccgggggaaaaccagtttaaggtcttggtcgagaccattttTAGGATTTCTTCCAATTTTTTAATAAACCATGAAAACCTGAGCTTGAAAATATGACTTGAATTTTTAACATGtttttgtgaaatttttgaaTGCAGGAAAacgattttaactttgaaaaacaccTTGGAAACTTTTCTTGGACTTTATTATGCTTTTCTTCAAAATTCTCAAGTATAAATCAATTTTAGAGCTttgaaatatttttccaaaatttttgttgaatttttatgaatttttactTTTGGAAATCAAACTCATGAAAGCAAAAACAAATTACAAATTTATTTACTTGAAGACTCCTAAAATTATGTGTTTTTTCTACAACTTTTgttaatttttacaattttttatggttttttgctgaatttatttgaatttatttGTGAATTGTTAACATCAACCCGGCTACATACCGGGTCAATGGGCCCAACCGGTTTGGGAATCCGAACCAGTCAACTCGGGCCGACCCGGTTTAAGGTCTGG
This genomic stretch from Malania oleifera isolate guangnan ecotype guangnan chromosome 3, ASM2987363v1, whole genome shotgun sequence harbors:
- the LOC131152301 gene encoding LOW QUALITY PROTEIN: (S)-coclaurine N-methyltransferase-like (The sequence of the model RefSeq protein was modified relative to this genomic sequence to represent the inferred CDS: substituted 2 bases at 2 genomic stop codons) is translated as MEKLIQRPYEATVRLMLASLERNLLPDAVIRKLTRLLLASRLRSGYRPSSDLQLSDLLHFSHCLREMPIAIDTDKPRAQHYELPTSFFKLVLGKHLKYSCSLFLGXFCLXMHAEKAMLEVYCERSRIEDGHRVLDVGCGWGSLTLYIAQNYANCRITGICNSSTQKAHIEEQCRYLQLQNVEIIVADISTFKMEASYDRIFSIGMFEHMKNYEDLLKKISEWMKQDGLLFIHHFCHKAFAYHFEDIDEDDWITRYFFTGGTMPSANLLLYFQDDVSVVDHWLVNGRHYQQTSEEWLKRMDQNMASIRSIMESTYGKDSATKWTVYWRTFFIAVAELFGYNNGEEWMVAHFLFRKK